The proteins below are encoded in one region of Pomacea canaliculata isolate SZHN2017 linkage group LG7, ASM307304v1, whole genome shotgun sequence:
- the LOC112569355 gene encoding uncharacterized protein LOC112569355: MKVVILSCLIAAVLGVDYDEAKAGFDALDLDGDGIVLQEEILTFIEQNDLNNDGNITIEEKTATELPGTPEIVFHGYFNYHDKLDGAADGVISLSVAPVLFHIFDADGDGEITLDEWFITLPQVNDGIQNEIMALYTA, from the exons ATGAAGGTTGTCATTCTCTCCTGTCTTATAGCTGCAGTTCTTGG GGTGGACTACGACGAAGCTAAAGCAGGTTTTGATGCTCTCGACCTAGACGGTGATGGGATTGTACTGCAAGAGGAAATACTGACTTTCATCGAACAAAACGACCTAAACA acgACGGAAACATAACCATTGAAGAGAAAACAGCTACTGAGCTACCCGGGACACCCGAGATTGTATTTCATGGTTATTTCAACTACCACGACAAACTAGATGGCGCTGCTGACGGCGTGATCTCTCTGTCCGTTGCTCCTGTGCTGTTTCACATCTTCGACGCTGACG GTGACGGTGAAATCACACTTGATGAATGGTTTATTACTCTTCCACAG GTAAACGATGGCATCCAAAACGAGATTATGGCCTTATATACAGCTTAA